GAACAGATAGGAGAAGGATTCCCCTCCGGCCAAGGCTGTGATCACCCAGCTATTGGTGAGTAAAAGGATGCAGTCGAGCACAATAGCGCTCGGGATGGACGTTTCCGGAAATACCAGACTCAATGGATACCAAGTCCAGTCATAGTGGTTCCAGAATCGATCCATCCACTGGCCGAAGTGGAGAGCGACGACGGAAAGGGTGGCCCCGATCGGCAGTCGATAATTCGGCCAGAGACACGCCTGGACCGCCGCACAGAAGGTGATCGTCATGGTGGTGTTAACGATCGGCCACCAGCGCCGGTCCTTCCAGTCTACCCAGAAGGACCAGTCCCCAGCCACCAGCATGTGATGGACGTGGAACCCGCCGGCTAAGACGAAGAAGGCGGCCGAAACGACGATCCAGTCGAACTTTCTGCTAATCGCACGGGCTTCCGCCTCAGTTGCTACCGTTGCCATAGTTACTTCCTCCTAGTTGTTTC
This genomic interval from Candidatus Methylacidithermus pantelleriae contains the following:
- the amoA gene encoding bacterial ammonia monooxygenase, subunit AmoA, with product MATVATEAEARAISRKFDWIVVSAAFFVLAGGFHVHHMLVAGDWSFWVDWKDRRWWPIVNTTMTITFCAAVQACLWPNYRLPIGATLSVVALHFGQWMDRFWNHYDWTWYPLSLVFPETSIPSAIVLDCILLLTNSWVITALAGGESFSYLFVPSNWFMVGPYHVPIELHGQMLSVADLIGFEYIRTSMPEYIRLVERGTLRAFAGGTLFVSIFFAGFVCVLMYFIWWLFGYWLTRPIFTRSM